One window from the genome of Myxococcales bacterium encodes:
- a CDS encoding long-chain fatty acid--CoA ligase gives MLRARRPACQTKRRTLVQIYKATEPLIRTSTSIPQIFLARIARTPNHEAFRFPVKDTWQSLTWKQAGERILDLAGGLLAIGVHREDRIAIVSSTRAEWVFADTAILCAGGATTTIYPSSMADECAYIIHDSGSRFCFAEDHSQLDKLREQRGNMPQLERVFLIDGDVAPADADWVQSVAQLQKDGAAWRAANPDRIAAIAAETLGTHLATLIYTSGTTGRPKGVRLNHECWAYEADAIHTLQIIREDDVQYLWLPLAHSFGKVLTGAHLITGHCCAIDGRIPKLIDNLAVVRPTFMAAAPRIFEKVYNKVISGAKEGGAIKWKIFRWAIAAGKEGSALRQKGLVPSGLLAFKLRIADKLVFSKLKNRFGGKLRFFISGSAPLSREIAEFFHACDILILEGYGLTETSAAAFVNRPAAYKFGLVGTPLPGTEMRLAPEDNEILVRGPNVMSGYHNLPEQTREVLSDDGWLRTGDIGEVDADGFLHITDRKKDLIKTSGGKYIAPQNIEGKLKTISPYIGQVVVHGDKRNFCSALLTLDEEAIRKWATDNGIAATTYAEIVGSPQATALVQEAIDELNSGLAKYETIKKFAILPRDFTIEEGELTPSLKVKRKFGEKKYAAMLDKMYEGALADA, from the coding sequence ATGTTGAGGGCGCGGCGACCTGCATGCCAGACCAAGCGGAGGACCCTAGTGCAAATTTACAAAGCCACCGAGCCACTCATCCGTACCTCGACCTCGATCCCGCAGATTTTTCTGGCGCGGATTGCGCGCACCCCCAACCACGAGGCGTTTCGTTTCCCGGTCAAAGATACGTGGCAGTCGCTCACCTGGAAGCAAGCCGGCGAGCGCATCTTAGACCTGGCCGGAGGACTTTTGGCCATCGGCGTGCACCGCGAAGACCGCATCGCGATTGTTTCGTCGACGCGGGCAGAGTGGGTCTTTGCCGATACCGCCATCCTTTGCGCGGGCGGCGCGACGACCACCATCTATCCCTCTAGCATGGCCGATGAATGCGCCTATATCATTCACGATTCCGGCTCGAGATTTTGTTTTGCCGAGGACCACAGCCAGCTCGATAAGCTGCGCGAGCAACGAGGCAACATGCCTCAGCTCGAGCGCGTGTTCCTCATCGATGGCGACGTAGCGCCGGCTGATGCCGATTGGGTACAGTCCGTAGCGCAGCTGCAAAAAGACGGCGCCGCATGGCGAGCCGCTAACCCCGACCGCATCGCGGCCATTGCCGCGGAAACCCTCGGCACCCATTTGGCAACCTTGATCTACACCTCGGGTACGACCGGGCGGCCCAAGGGCGTCCGCCTCAATCACGAGTGCTGGGCCTATGAGGCCGACGCGATTCACACGCTGCAAATCATTCGCGAAGATGACGTGCAATACCTCTGGCTGCCGCTGGCGCATTCATTTGGCAAGGTCCTCACGGGCGCGCACCTTATCACTGGGCATTGCTGCGCGATCGACGGCCGCATTCCCAAGCTCATCGACAATTTGGCCGTCGTGCGGCCGACGTTTATGGCCGCCGCGCCGCGCATTTTTGAAAAAGTCTACAACAAGGTGATCTCAGGCGCCAAAGAGGGCGGTGCGATCAAATGGAAGATCTTCCGCTGGGCCATCGCGGCCGGCAAAGAAGGCTCGGCGTTGCGGCAAAAGGGCCTCGTGCCTAGCGGGCTGCTCGCGTTCAAGCTGCGCATCGCCGACAAGCTGGTGTTTTCCAAGCTCAAGAATCGGTTTGGCGGCAAGCTGCGCTTCTTTATTTCGGGCTCGGCACCGCTGTCACGCGAGATTGCGGAGTTTTTCCACGCCTGCGATATTCTCATTCTCGAGGGCTACGGGCTTACCGAGACCAGCGCGGCGGCGTTCGTGAACCGGCCTGCCGCCTACAAGTTTGGCCTCGTCGGCACGCCGCTGCCCGGCACCGAGATGCGGCTGGCGCCCGAAGACAACGAAATTCTCGTGCGCGGCCCCAACGTCATGTCCGGGTATCACAACCTGCCCGAGCAAACCCGCGAGGTGCTCTCCGACGACGGCTGGCTCCGTACCGGCGACATCGGCGAGGTCGATGCCGATGGCTTTCTGCACATCACCGACCGCAAGAAAGACCTCATCAAGACCTCGGGTGGCAAGTACATCGCGCCGCAAAACATCGAGGGCAAGCTCAAGACCATCTCGCCTTATATCGGTCAAGTGGTCGTGCACGGCGACAAGCGAAACTTCTGCAGCGCCTTGCTCACGCTCGACGAAGAGGCGATTCGCAAGTGGGCCACCGACAATGGCATTGCGGCGACGACCTATGCCGAGATCGTCGGCTCGCCGCAAGCCACGGCCCTGGTGCAGGAGGCCATCGACGAGCTCAACAGTGGCCTCGCCAAATACGAGACGATCAAGAAATTTGCCATCCTGCCGCGTGACTTCACCATCGAAGAAGGTGAGCTCACGCCGAGCCTGAAGGTCAAACGCAAGTTCGGCGAAAAGAAGTACGCGGCCATGCTCGACAAAATGTACGAAGGCGCGCTCGCCGACGCGTAG
- a CDS encoding trypsin-like serine protease, with product MRLLTSQYACASASLALWAVATGCASPSPAPISERSELAIVGGALATADQFPEVALIYNRATGRICSGTLVASEAVLTAAHCVSGTTPADVAVYFDTVDMRLPSKVVAATQLAVHPSYSANAQDARFDLAIITLAEAMTDRRSAAIAGELATVGESLLQVGFGRTDPADANSLGVMHYYEEASSACGSADLPAQHYICFREDDGDGVCDGDSGGPIFRAGPHGRSLVGFIAFGRGDGCRELGVGVQMASVNDFLQAELGNRLACAQDGVCDNSCDDQGIIDLDCQVCSEAADCKMGDFCIEGDCVPPKNAELTAAAKAGSALASGCSASGDDRSPTGALLLALGAVAWTMRRRRGARAICAAR from the coding sequence GTGCGTCTCCTGACCAGCCAATATGCCTGCGCCTCGGCGAGCCTTGCCCTGTGGGCCGTAGCCACCGGCTGCGCCTCGCCGTCGCCCGCGCCAATTAGCGAGCGCAGCGAGCTTGCGATCGTCGGGGGCGCGCTCGCAACGGCCGACCAGTTTCCAGAAGTTGCACTCATCTACAATCGCGCGACCGGCCGCATTTGCAGCGGCACCTTGGTTGCGTCCGAAGCCGTGCTAACTGCCGCCCACTGCGTCAGCGGCACGACGCCCGCCGACGTTGCGGTCTATTTTGATACGGTTGATATGCGCCTGCCGTCAAAGGTCGTGGCTGCCACCCAGCTCGCCGTCCACCCGAGCTACAGCGCCAACGCCCAGGACGCGCGGTTTGACCTCGCCATCATCACCTTGGCCGAGGCCATGACCGACCGCCGCAGCGCCGCCATTGCAGGCGAGCTCGCCACCGTTGGCGAGAGCTTGTTGCAGGTTGGCTTTGGTCGCACGGATCCGGCCGACGCCAACTCGCTCGGCGTGATGCACTACTACGAGGAGGCGAGCAGCGCCTGCGGGTCGGCGGATTTGCCGGCGCAGCACTACATTTGTTTTCGCGAGGACGACGGCGATGGTGTTTGCGACGGCGACAGCGGCGGCCCGATTTTTCGCGCCGGCCCCCACGGCCGATCGCTGGTTGGGTTCATCGCCTTTGGCCGTGGTGACGGCTGCCGCGAGCTCGGCGTCGGCGTCCAGATGGCGTCGGTGAATGACTTCTTGCAGGCCGAGCTCGGCAATCGCCTGGCCTGCGCGCAAGATGGCGTCTGCGATAACTCATGTGATGACCAAGGCATCATCGACCTCGACTGTCAGGTGTGCAGCGAGGCCGCCGACTGCAAGATGGGCGATTTCTGCATCGAGGGCGATTGCGTGCCACCCAAGAACGCGGAGCTCACGGCCGCGGCCAAGGCCGGCTCGGCGCTGGCGTCTGGCTGCAGTGCAAGTGGTGATGATCGTTCGCCTACAGGCGCGCTGCTCTTGGCCCTTGGTGCGGTGGCATGGACGATGCGACGCCGACGCGGCGCGCGCGCTATTTGCGCTGCCAGATAA
- a CDS encoding class I SAM-dependent methyltransferase produces the protein MSTRVRYQRYQLGKHALASLQGGHPWVFRKHMSSAADALADGQWLRLVDGANKVVGYGVFAAAGAVAIAKFATGTKTPTADAWRGVLETTLARRATLVKKTNAYRLVAGDADGVPGVVIDRYDDTLVLQTYQPGTAGLGRWMAMQLAQSMQLPNVVWRVPQRKLAAVADEASDIATQPRLLQGRPPAVVAIREGRLSLAVDVLGGQKSGAFLDLRGLRREVANLPLTGARVLNLFSFTGMTGAAAALAGAAEVTNVDRSAASLAFGDAHHSPVGTNFKSVEADIFSWLPKQATRDQYQLVIVDPPSLTSRQAQLDSALRAYQLLISKAAALVAPGGYLITCSCTSRVPRGQFVQLAGGLLREEFHLRHNLQQEPDHPASFSEMDYLKVLIWQRK, from the coding sequence ATGTCCACGAGGGTCAGGTACCAGCGCTATCAACTTGGCAAGCATGCGCTGGCATCGCTGCAGGGAGGGCATCCGTGGGTGTTTCGCAAGCACATGAGCTCGGCAGCCGACGCACTCGCGGACGGCCAATGGCTGCGCCTTGTCGACGGCGCCAACAAGGTGGTTGGCTACGGCGTGTTTGCGGCGGCGGGCGCCGTGGCGATCGCCAAGTTTGCCACTGGCACCAAGACGCCCACCGCAGATGCCTGGCGCGGCGTCCTTGAGACCACGCTCGCGCGCCGTGCGACGTTGGTCAAGAAGACCAATGCCTATCGCCTGGTTGCCGGTGATGCCGATGGCGTGCCTGGCGTTGTGATCGATCGCTACGACGACACGTTGGTGCTGCAGACGTACCAGCCAGGGACGGCCGGCCTTGGGCGGTGGATGGCAATGCAGCTCGCGCAATCAATGCAGCTGCCAAACGTCGTCTGGCGCGTGCCGCAGCGCAAGCTCGCCGCCGTCGCCGACGAGGCGAGCGACATCGCAACGCAGCCGCGCCTCTTGCAAGGACGGCCGCCTGCCGTGGTAGCGATTCGCGAGGGCCGGCTTAGCCTTGCCGTTGACGTCCTGGGCGGTCAAAAGTCGGGCGCCTTTCTCGATCTGCGCGGGCTGCGCCGCGAGGTGGCCAATCTCCCGCTCACCGGTGCCCGCGTGCTGAACTTGTTTTCGTTCACAGGCATGACTGGCGCCGCGGCCGCCTTGGCGGGCGCCGCCGAGGTGACCAACGTCGATCGCTCGGCGGCCAGCTTGGCGTTTGGCGACGCCCACCACTCGCCGGTTGGCACGAACTTCAAAAGCGTCGAGGCCGACATTTTTTCATGGCTGCCCAAGCAGGCGACGCGTGACCAATATCAGCTCGTCATCGTCGATCCTCCCAGCCTCACCAGCCGCCAAGCGCAACTCGACAGCGCGCTGCGCGCCTATCAATTGCTCATCAGCAAGGCCGCCGCGCTGGTGGCGCCCGGCGGCTATCTCATCACCTGTTCATGCACCTCGCGCGTGCCACGAGGCCAGTTCGTTCAGCTCGCGGGTGGGCTTTTGCGCGAAGAATTCCATTTGCGCCACAATCTCCAACAAGAACCGGATCATCCGGCGAGCTTTAGCGAGATGGACTATCTCAAAGTCCTTATCTGGCAGCGCAAATAG
- a CDS encoding N-acetyltransferase: MDSRSSTTVASPPHAISVRITTELGDVPAAGWDALDHGPSPFLRYGFLRALHASGSVGPGSGWHPFYLVAYDGEAVVGGVAAYAKSHSYGEYIFDFAWANAAHEAGLRYYPKLVIAAPMTPATGRRILLASSGGAAVREATQRALISAVQTLARELGVSSTHWLFCTADEQAMLGTHGFAARSSFQFHWHNRGYATFGDFLGALQSRKRKNLQKERARAAEAFDELVWRRGDELTPPELAAMDRFYRRTTDEHGGRDYLRPGFFDELARHLPQEMWMLQARKHGASIAGVLFLQGPGGLYGRYWGADVDSPFLHFEVAYYAGIERAIALGLPLFEAGAQGEHKLLRGFDPSPTYSSHWLAHPGLARAVADALPREAQAVADTMTELALALPYRRDGQG; encoded by the coding sequence ATGGATAGCCGTTCGTCTACCACAGTGGCATCCCCGCCGCATGCCATTTCGGTGCGCATCACGACCGAGCTGGGGGACGTCCCGGCGGCGGGGTGGGACGCGCTCGACCACGGCCCGTCACCGTTTTTGCGCTACGGTTTCTTGCGCGCGCTGCACGCCTCAGGATCGGTGGGACCTGGCAGCGGCTGGCACCCGTTTTATCTCGTCGCCTACGATGGCGAGGCGGTGGTCGGCGGCGTCGCCGCCTACGCGAAATCGCATAGCTATGGCGAATACATCTTCGATTTTGCGTGGGCAAACGCCGCGCATGAGGCGGGCCTACGCTACTACCCCAAGCTGGTCATCGCCGCCCCCATGACGCCGGCAACGGGTCGCCGAATTTTGCTGGCATCAAGCGGTGGTGCCGCGGTGCGCGAGGCGACCCAGCGCGCGCTGATCAGCGCGGTACAGACGTTGGCCCGCGAGCTCGGCGTCTCGTCGACGCATTGGCTATTTTGCACCGCCGACGAGCAAGCGATGCTGGGGACGCACGGCTTCGCCGCACGAAGCAGCTTTCAGTTTCATTGGCATAATCGCGGCTACGCGACCTTTGGCGATTTCCTAGGTGCCCTGCAGTCGCGTAAGCGGAAAAATCTGCAAAAGGAGCGTGCGCGCGCGGCCGAGGCGTTTGACGAGTTGGTGTGGCGCCGGGGCGATGAGCTAACGCCACCCGAGTTGGCGGCGATGGATCGGTTTTATCGCCGCACGACCGACGAACACGGGGGGCGTGATTACCTGCGGCCCGGGTTCTTTGATGAGCTCGCGCGCCACCTGCCACAAGAGATGTGGATGCTGCAGGCGCGCAAGCACGGCGCGTCGATCGCGGGCGTTTTGTTTCTGCAGGGGCCAGGCGGGCTCTATGGTCGGTATTGGGGCGCCGACGTCGACTCGCCGTTTCTCCATTTTGAGGTGGCTTACTATGCGGGCATCGAACGCGCGATTGCGCTCGGATTGCCGCTGTTTGAAGCCGGCGCCCAAGGCGAGCACAAGCTGCTGCGCGGCTTTGACCCCTCGCCGACGTATTCCTCGCATTGGCTGGCCCACCCTGGCCTTGCGCGTGCCGTGGCCGACGCCTTGCCGCGCGAGGCGCAGGCCGTGGCTGATACCATGACCGAGCTGGCGCTGGCGCTGCCGTATCGCCGCGATGGCCAGGGTTGA
- the grxD gene encoding Grx4 family monothiol glutaredoxin, producing MTTSNQLSPQLRERIETLVKSDDVVLFMKGSRSFPQCGFSSAVVGILNTLVPKYTTVNVLADGEIRQGIKDYADWPTIPQLYVKGEFVGGSDIVKQMHESGELARLVGASMVAVSPPQLTITAAAAEVLASALADGEPGDVIHLTIDGTFEHALDVGPADAGALAFTVGALPFQTDRASATRGQGLTIDFVKTAGGEGFKIDNPNRPAQVRQATPKEIKAMLASGELTEWFDVRTPAEQQTATLGAKLLDEPAMAHIEGLPKDTLIAFHCHHGGRSQNAANHFLAKGFKNVINMAGGIDAWSREIDASVPRY from the coding sequence ATGACGACTTCGAATCAATTATCACCACAACTGCGCGAGCGCATCGAGACGTTGGTCAAGTCCGACGACGTGGTGCTCTTCATGAAGGGCTCGCGCTCGTTTCCGCAATGCGGCTTCTCGTCGGCGGTGGTCGGCATCCTCAACACCCTGGTGCCAAAGTACACCACTGTCAACGTGCTCGCCGACGGAGAAATCCGCCAGGGCATCAAGGACTACGCCGACTGGCCAACAATTCCTCAGCTGTACGTTAAGGGCGAGTTCGTCGGCGGCAGCGACATCGTCAAGCAAATGCACGAAAGCGGCGAGCTGGCTCGCTTGGTGGGCGCGTCGATGGTGGCCGTCTCGCCGCCTCAGCTCACGATCACCGCCGCCGCGGCCGAGGTGCTGGCTTCGGCGTTGGCGGATGGCGAACCTGGCGATGTGATTCACTTGACCATCGACGGCACGTTCGAGCATGCGCTCGATGTTGGGCCAGCCGACGCGGGCGCGTTGGCATTTACCGTCGGCGCGTTGCCGTTTCAGACCGACCGCGCGTCGGCGACGCGAGGCCAAGGGCTGACGATCGACTTTGTCAAAACCGCGGGGGGCGAAGGCTTTAAGATCGACAATCCCAATCGACCTGCGCAGGTTCGGCAGGCGACGCCCAAGGAAATTAAGGCGATGCTAGCGAGCGGCGAGCTTACGGAGTGGTTCGACGTCCGCACGCCGGCGGAGCAGCAGACGGCGACCTTGGGCGCCAAGCTGCTCGATGAGCCTGCCATGGCCCACATCGAGGGGCTGCCCAAGGACACGCTGATCGCCTTTCATTGCCACCACGGCGGGCGCAGCCAGAACGCTGCCAATCATTTCTTGGCCAAGGGTTTCAAGAACGTCATCAACATGGCTGGCGGCATCGACGCGTGGTCGCGAGAGATTGACGCGAGTGTTCCGAGATATTAA
- a CDS encoding peptidase M1, which yields MFRDIKSSSPRRRDGRVLAIALGLLVGACPACDNAAGVVARAERDVEHTDVALDLEGKSGVATVTLTSPPVAPLMLETGDLVVHGVTADGVPLAFTYGEQAIIIDNSDSPARAFEISYDYQAHGNFDGADERGYLFTWPYFCGNVFPCVSDPHDGMTFALAVSGVSAGDVAVHPSQVAQAAPSYMLSFAIDQYVETELGTTSHGTHVLAWHRAAHATATMEGTVSLVDSFEWLESTLGAYVFGDRVGSVIVRWGDGAYGGMEHHPLWHVAESAAGDEVTHVHEAAHGWFGNGVRVACWEDFVLSEGTVSYLAARAIEQVRGAKRAAEVWAEYANELDYYRGRGDPVWLVEWATGCNQIDILNDGLYTGAPYMRGAFFYKGLADRLGAEVVDQALASFYQAHVGQAARMQDMLDHIETTTGYDPSTCAQAWLRDLEIPAIAPCP from the coding sequence GTGTTCCGAGATATTAAGTCGTCGTCCCCGCGGCGGCGCGACGGCCGCGTGCTGGCGATCGCCTTGGGCCTCCTTGTCGGCGCCTGCCCTGCCTGCGACAACGCCGCGGGCGTCGTCGCGCGCGCCGAGCGCGACGTGGAGCACACCGACGTCGCCCTGGATCTCGAGGGCAAGTCCGGGGTCGCGACGGTAACGCTAACGTCGCCGCCCGTCGCGCCGCTGATGCTGGAGACCGGCGATCTTGTCGTGCACGGCGTGACCGCCGATGGCGTGCCGCTCGCGTTTACGTACGGCGAACAAGCGATCATCATCGACAATAGCGACAGCCCCGCGCGCGCGTTTGAAATCTCATACGACTATCAAGCCCACGGCAACTTCGATGGCGCCGACGAGCGAGGCTATCTTTTTACGTGGCCCTATTTCTGCGGCAACGTCTTTCCTTGCGTCTCTGATCCGCATGACGGCATGACGTTTGCGCTGGCGGTCTCGGGCGTGAGCGCGGGCGACGTCGCGGTGCACCCAAGTCAGGTCGCGCAGGCCGCGCCGTCGTACATGCTCTCGTTTGCCATCGACCAATACGTCGAGACCGAGCTCGGCACGACCTCGCATGGCACCCACGTCTTGGCCTGGCATCGCGCGGCGCACGCGACCGCCACGATGGAGGGCACCGTGTCCCTGGTCGACAGTTTTGAGTGGCTGGAATCCACGCTGGGCGCGTATGTATTCGGCGATCGCGTCGGCTCGGTCATCGTCCGCTGGGGCGATGGTGCGTACGGCGGCATGGAGCATCATCCGCTGTGGCACGTCGCGGAATCGGCGGCGGGTGACGAGGTCACGCACGTTCATGAGGCGGCACATGGCTGGTTTGGCAATGGCGTGCGCGTGGCCTGCTGGGAGGATTTCGTGCTGTCAGAGGGCACCGTGAGCTACCTCGCGGCGCGCGCCATCGAGCAGGTACGGGGCGCCAAGCGGGCGGCCGAGGTGTGGGCCGAATACGCCAACGAGCTCGACTATTATCGCGGGCGTGGCGATCCGGTGTGGCTCGTGGAATGGGCGACGGGCTGCAACCAGATCGATATTTTGAATGATGGGCTATATACGGGTGCGCCTTACATGCGCGGCGCATTTTTTTACAAGGGCCTGGCAGACCGGCTTGGCGCCGAGGTTGTCGACCAAGCGCTCGCGTCATTTTATCAGGCCCACGTCGGGCAGGCCGCGCGCATGCAGGACATGCTTGACCATATTGAGACCACCACCGGCTACGATCCATCGACGTGTGCGCAGGCGTGGCTACGCGACCTCGAAATTCCCGCCATCGCGCCGTGTCCATAG
- a CDS encoding insulinase family protein, with protein sequence MLATNPIVEKQRDGRWRLQHHEWVMPCGLRVMCAPDLSVRNVAVSVYYHVGASDEATPRSGQAHLFEHVFKNSAHVPRHHYEILRDAGAKVANAATSYDYTMYYEVVPHTQVALALWLESDRMGYWAEAMTTERLSAQQQVVQSERAKRYEMTAYGPENLAANRLMFPAGTPLAESVIGAVADIASTTLDDLRAHYRRWYVPANATLCVAGGMSLDETRRLVDAYFGSFPASSPPVRAASQLPAHTAATVEVGDNLASHRRLRWMWRVPSMPSRQAAALDAFAAIWSRRGTGDLWQQLLYHAPQAQAISVATHSHRTTGEFHIVVDLQAHADAAAVADIVRQSMARARLGVGDGDLRRLEERREARFLRSLEQPSARGDLLQHSVLRHGSGDGYLTDWALRQGLTPADVRDAVAGLLSWDRALMVATTPTR encoded by the coding sequence ATGCTGGCGACCAACCCGATCGTCGAGAAGCAGCGCGATGGGCGCTGGCGGCTGCAGCATCATGAGTGGGTCATGCCGTGCGGGCTGCGCGTCATGTGCGCGCCCGATCTCAGCGTGCGCAACGTCGCCGTCTCGGTCTACTACCACGTCGGCGCCAGCGATGAGGCCACGCCCCGCAGCGGGCAGGCCCACCTCTTTGAACACGTGTTCAAGAATTCGGCGCACGTGCCGCGACATCACTATGAGATCTTGCGCGACGCCGGCGCCAAGGTTGCCAATGCTGCCACGAGCTACGACTACACGATGTACTATGAGGTCGTGCCGCATACCCAGGTGGCGCTCGCGCTGTGGCTCGAGAGCGATCGCATGGGCTATTGGGCCGAGGCGATGACGACCGAGCGTTTGAGCGCGCAACAGCAGGTGGTGCAGAGCGAACGCGCCAAGCGCTACGAAATGACCGCATATGGTCCGGAAAACCTCGCCGCGAATCGCTTGATGTTTCCCGCGGGCACGCCGCTCGCGGAATCCGTGATCGGTGCGGTGGCGGATATCGCGTCGACGACGCTTGACGATTTACGGGCCCACTATCGCCGGTGGTACGTCCCTGCCAATGCGACGTTATGCGTGGCTGGAGGCATGTCGCTGGATGAAACCCGGAGGCTCGTCGACGCGTATTTTGGCAGCTTTCCGGCGAGCTCGCCACCGGTGCGCGCGGCCTCGCAGCTGCCGGCTCACACCGCCGCCACTGTTGAGGTAGGTGACAACTTGGCGTCGCATCGCCGGCTGCGCTGGATGTGGCGCGTGCCCTCCATGCCGTCGCGTCAGGCCGCGGCGCTCGATGCGTTTGCCGCCATTTGGTCGCGGCGCGGCACCGGCGATCTCTGGCAGCAGCTCTTGTATCATGCGCCGCAGGCGCAAGCGATTTCGGTGGCAACCCACAGCCATCGCACGACCGGCGAATTTCACATCGTGGTTGATTTGCAAGCGCATGCCGACGCGGCGGCGGTCGCCGACATCGTGCGCCAAAGCATGGCGCGCGCGCGGCTAGGCGTGGGCGACGGCGATCTGCGCCGGCTCGAAGAACGGCGCGAGGCTAGATTTTTGCGCTCGCTCGAGCAGCCGAGCGCGCGTGGCGACTTGCTGCAACACTCGGTGCTGCGCCATGGCAGCGGCGACGGTTATTTGACCGATTGGGCGCTACGGCAAGGCCTAACACCCGCGGACGTAAGGGATGCTGTGGCCGGCCTTCTATCGTGGGACCGGGCGCTGATGGTCGCGACGACGCCAACCCGATGA
- a CDS encoding inorganic diphosphatase: MHPLHDIALPAALGEGFPSVIEIPQGSRLKYELHKETGLLMLDRVLYSAVHYPCNYGFIPRTHGGDGDPLDVLVLMQEPVVPLTIVRARAIGGIRMRDDKGEDDKILAVALDDPAYNHYRDISQLPPHVVRELDRFFRDYKLLEGKESVVDAPYGPAEAVRVIEAAIEGYHVLMGRKPA, encoded by the coding sequence ATGCATCCACTTCATGATATCGCCCTGCCAGCCGCGCTCGGCGAGGGGTTCCCCTCGGTGATTGAGATTCCGCAAGGCAGCCGGCTGAAGTACGAGCTTCACAAAGAGACCGGGCTGCTCATGCTTGACCGCGTGTTGTACTCGGCCGTGCACTATCCGTGCAACTACGGCTTTATCCCGCGCACGCACGGTGGCGACGGCGATCCACTCGACGTGCTGGTCCTCATGCAAGAGCCCGTCGTGCCCCTGACGATCGTGCGGGCGCGTGCGATTGGCGGCATACGCATGCGCGATGACAAGGGCGAGGACGACAAGATCCTCGCGGTGGCGCTCGATGATCCAGCGTACAACCACTATCGAGACATTTCGCAGCTACCGCCGCATGTGGTGCGTGAGCTGGATCGGTTTTTTCGCGACTACAAGTTGCTCGAGGGCAAGGAATCCGTGGTCGATGCGCCTTATGGGCCCGCCGAGGCGGTGCGGGTCATCGAGGCCGCGATCGAGGGCTATCACGTCTTGATGGGCCGCAAGCCCGCGTGA